In a single window of the Chondrocystis sp. NIES-4102 genome:
- a CDS encoding Holliday junction resolvase YqgF, producing the protein MKRVAALGLDVGKKRMGVAGCDGTGLIATGLTTIYRTSWVEDLKQLQEIIDEREVEILVIGMPYTLDGQVGFQAQQIEKFGRKVSKCLQLPVEYVDERLTSIEAEAQLKANKKFSTRNKGEIDRHAAAIILQQWLDMRRQQLAQ; encoded by the coding sequence ATGAAAAGGGTTGCAGCTTTGGGGTTAGATGTAGGTAAAAAGCGCATGGGGGTAGCAGGATGTGACGGCACAGGTTTAATTGCTACTGGCTTAACTACTATTTATCGTACCTCTTGGGTAGAAGATCTCAAACAATTACAAGAGATTATCGATGAGAGAGAAGTAGAAATATTAGTAATTGGAATGCCCTATACTTTAGATGGTCAAGTTGGGTTTCAAGCTCAACAAATAGAAAAATTTGGTCGTAAAGTTTCCAAGTGCTTACAATTGCCTGTTGAATATGTAGATGAACGTTTAACCTCGATTGAAGCCGAAGCCCAATTAAAAGCCAATAAAAAATTTTCCACTCGCAATAAAGGGGAAATTGACCGTCATGCTGCTGCGATCATTTTACAACAATGGCTTGATATGCGTCGTCAACAATTAGCGCAATAA
- a CDS encoding RNA-directed DNA polymerase, translating to MYNTEAELALSMNISVKQLRWLAFKPFTYPVIHYSRFQIAKKTGETRTIYAPKPYLKTAQIYILKNILDNLAVHDAAHGFRRHRSIITNAQPHVGADIIIKLDLENFFSSITYKHVQKLFLSLGYSQSIGTLLSLICTIKDVETCHPRCLPSGSPASPTISNLVCYNLDQNLSQIASDLGFTYTRYADDLTFSGKRDRANISTLIKQLLAVIAQFGFKINPNKIQILPKSVRQEVTGIVVNHKLNISQTKLKAFRATLHQIEQDGLSGKKWGNSPNLIASITGFSNYVAMINPEKGGELLESVERIKQKHILNTPVL from the coding sequence ATGTATAACACTGAAGCGGAATTAGCTTTATCAATGAATATCAGTGTAAAACAACTACGTTGGTTAGCTTTTAAACCCTTTACCTATCCTGTGATTCATTATTCGCGCTTTCAAATTGCCAAAAAGACGGGCGAGACAAGAACAATTTATGCACCAAAGCCCTATCTTAAAACTGCTCAAATATATATTTTAAAAAATATCTTGGATAATTTAGCAGTGCATGATGCAGCCCACGGTTTTCGTCGCCATCGCTCTATTATCACTAATGCCCAACCCCACGTCGGCGCAGATATAATCATAAAATTAGATCTAGAGAATTTTTTCTCATCAATTACTTATAAACACGTTCAAAAATTATTTCTTAGTTTGGGATATTCCCAAAGCATTGGGACACTTTTAAGCTTAATTTGTACTATTAAAGATGTAGAAACTTGTCATCCGCGTTGTTTACCGTCAGGATCTCCAGCTAGCCCTACTATTTCTAATCTTGTTTGCTATAATCTCGATCAAAATCTGTCTCAAATTGCTAGTGATCTGGGATTTACTTATACAAGATATGCCGATGATTTAACTTTTTCTGGTAAGAGAGATCGCGCTAATATATCTACTTTAATTAAGCAATTATTAGCAGTTATTGCTCAATTCGGCTTTAAAATTAACCCTAATAAAATACAAATTTTACCTAAATCTGTCCGACAAGAAGTTACAGGAATTGTGGTTAATCATAAATTAAATATTTCTCAAACAAAATTAAAAGCCTTTCGTGCTACTCTCCATCAAATCGAACAAGACGGATTATCTGGCAAAAAATGGGGAAATTCACCCAATTTAATAGCTTCGATCACTGGTTTTAGTAATTATGTAGCGATGATTAATCCCGAAAAAGGTGGAGAATTACTGGAATCTGTGGAAAGAATTAAGCAAAAACACATATTAAATACACCTGTGTTATAA